One Gossypium hirsutum isolate 1008001.06 chromosome A08, Gossypium_hirsutum_v2.1, whole genome shotgun sequence genomic window, CTTTTTACGTACTCATACGTGAATTCCATATCTCAAAATACATTAAGAACTTCTTACCCTTAGGGGTCGGAGTGCCCATTATTCCGTAATGTGCATATGGAAGATGAGCAAAATCCATAAGATTTTCAATCAAGAACTCGTACCTGAAACCACAAAATTAGTTTCTCGAACAAATTTCAGTTTACGTATATTATATTACTCCTTATTTTTGTTGAAGTACCCGTAAGGAAGATCTCTATTTCCCATCTGCCTTGAAAACAAAGGATCATCCAACTCAGGAATGTAAGGAGGCTTTTTCTTTGTTATAATATCTTTGTATTGAGGATCAGCATTTGGCCAAACCCATACAATATCATGTTGAACAACACTTGGATAAACAGCCATACATGCTTTCTTCAATGTATGGACCTGCAAATTTGAAAACCATTACCCCCTTTTGCCAACAATGCCATACACCATACATCACATTACATTGCTCAAAATGAACCAtggttacaatatatatatatacgtagaGATGTTCATGAGCCGAGTCGAGTTGGGTTCGGACTCGactaagtatgatattaatacattttacgtTTGTCCAAGTCCAATCCAACATGAAATATGAACTTAAAATTATGCCTAAACCTACCCATATTTGTCAATAGTTAACCCAAGTTTATTTTAAGTCCAttcatatcatttaaaaaaaatttaaaaatatctttatattatttttaatttatatttaataattttatatgtaaCCATCTTAACATTTTTAATCTCTACATGAtagtaatattatatttttatgtgttataaattatataatataaaacattacaaactttaaaaatatggGTCGGGCTCGAACTCAGATCTTGAATATTCAAACCCAAGTTCAGCCCACTTTTTAACTTAATACTTTTTCTCGAACCCCAAATTTCGAGCTAACAGTTAGATTTGCGTGGATAACTTGACCCATAAACAGATCTAAATATTCACATAtgcatatagatatatatatactttataaaaAGTTGAACTTAGGTGATCCAATATCATATGTCCAACATAAATATGCTTATAAATATGACACACAAGTATAAGACTATGGCTCCTGGATACTCAACATGCTTGTGCCAGATACATAAATGTATCCAACATCACAGCCGAGTTCAAGTAATATAATCATCCATACCTTTGTAACAGTCCTAACATTAGAACAGCAAAAACAACATAATTAAACATGATGATATGAACTAAAAGAAAAGGGTTACCGGGGGCCCATCTAAGGGATCTTGAGGAATGATTTTGCAATCACCATTGCCATTAAAGCACCAACCATGGTACACACACTGTAATCTCCCCCATTGATCAATTCTTCCCTCAGATAAAGGAGCTAATCTATGAGGACAAGTATCATCAAACACTTTCCATTCATTCTCATTCTTATCCCACCACACCACTAGATCAAGTCCCAATACCTTCTTACCATGTGGCACCCTCTTATCCAAATCACATACTGGCATCACCGGGTACCACTGTGAGTACCAATCGAATCTCTCTTCCTCGAGACCGTCGGCCTCAAGTTCCGGCATAGGTGGCTCGATGGACTCCATTGTTGATGATGGGGTCGATGATAAGGTCATAAACAACCTGGATTTCGATCCATTTCTTGTAAGAGCTggtaattttaagtttaaattgtgaaagatggatTTAGGAAGCTGGGTTTTGTTTCTTGTTGCTGCTGTTGGGATGAATGGTAAAGGACAAATAGCAGGAGCAGCTCTAAGAACATCCATGGCTGACTATATGATATTCCTTTATTTTCTTCGTCTTTTAAAACACTCTATTGGTTCTTCAAAGCTTAAGCAAAGAGGTGAAAGAACTTGAGGCTGTGAGGACATGAAACGACTGATGTGATGTGATGTGATCTTCGTGAGGCAAAAAATGAATTACAGAAAAGTGCATATTGAAAAGTCGAGGAAAAACAACAAATAGTAATCAATGAACACCCCCAAAGCAAAGACTTTGAAGGTTTGCATTTTGCAAAAGTCAACATCGACTTTGTAGGATTACAATTGACTAGACTTCTCCGTTGCTAAAGGGAGACCAAAAAATAAGAAAGTTTGGgaataaatataaattcaaaaaataggtttaggtaaaaaaaaagtttattttttaaatagatcTTATCTCGAGTAAGTTTTTTTGGTATAGGGTCAGTTTGGCTCGAATACCTTTAATAAAGTATCGatacattttttaaaagtatCGACACTTTGCTTGAGAATCAATACCTTGAGGAAGGTATCGATATCTCATAGTAAGTATCGATACATTCCCTATTATATCAATACTATAGGCTTTAATATGAGCCGAAAAGGATCGAGCCCGAGTTTAGTATCTATAATTTAGgttgggtttgggtaaaaatttaaactcattttttgaaTCGAGCTCAGGCCTATTAATTAgacctaaaattttattagggCTTAGTCCGAACCGGCCCATAAACAATTCTACGAGGTAggaaccaataaaataaatgtgttGAAAGTAGACTCAATTTATACTACTttaaataataacttttttaaattCGAAATAATCTTGATCACCAAAATTAGcatgtgaaaattaaaattaacttttagaaagaaaaaaaagttaaatgttcaatttgtattaaatattttactatttaagCATTAattattttaccaaattaatatttagataatactttgtattagtttaccaaattaaactaaaaatgttattaaatttatcgtaaaaatttataattctatAAAAGAAATCAAGTTAAAAGAAACTCTGGAAAATTTTGGGGGGTGGAACACAAATTTACCCTATTTTTAAGCATTAATTATAAggtcaataaaaaattttaaaacttaaatgggttgaattgaaattttataaaatataggaGGCATCCCTAGTAGTAAGATGAAAAGTCATCGTATTAGGTGGATAAAAAGATAGAAAGAGTGGttaaaagaagcagaaagaaaggcaaattaccaataaaagccctcttttttttaaatttaccgaaatgggccaggtCAGAAATTATTAACCGGAATGGGCCAGTTTTtacaaaacgcgtccacgtcagcgcgttgtcaggggaaaaagcaggaaaacgcttcctcaaggaagcgctttgcctacgtggacaAAAAATGCTTCCTTGAAGGTGCGCTTTCTGTCCACTTaggcaaagcgcttccttgaggaagcgttttccctgtgtttttattagggttttttgcaattagagttagggttttgagaattttgggtttttaaattttagggttttaaagaaaaaattaaataaattaaggtttagtgtttgttaattaaattaattactaattttaaaaaattagattatggtttagtgtttatggtttttaaggaaaaaatcaaataaattagggttttgggttacttgagtaaattaattataaattttaaaaaaaattagattaagattttaggatttagggttttaaggtatttaagaaaaaaatcaaataaattagggtttggggtttaggataacttaattgaattttttgttAATCTAAAAAAGCTtctacgtggacgctcttttgctacagtagtctctgaaaaaataaatttgagaagacgtgtctgcgcaaatagtgtcaaaaacgttTCAAGTaggatgcattgtcagcaaaagtactgaaagaagctcccacgtggacgctcttctgctacagtagtatctgaaaaaataattttgagaagacgtgtctgcacaaatagtgtaaaaaacgtttcaagcaggatgcattgtcagcaaaagtactgaaagaagcttccacgtggacgctcttttgctacagtagtctctgaaaaaaattttgagaagacgtgtcTGCGCAAATAGTGGTAAAAACGCTTCCAGCAGGATGCATTTTCAGCAAAATTACTGGAAGAAGCTCTCACGTGGATGCTCTTTTGCTACAATGgtctctgaaaaaataattttgagaagacgtgtctgcataaatagtgtcaaaaacgcttcaagcaggatgtattttcagcaaaagtactaaaagaagctcccacgtggacgctatTTTGCTACAATGGTCTCTGAAATAACTTgggctataaatgagccaaattttgtTCTCAGGTTGCAAACttacagcaaaaaaaaaatagagaggctaagaaggataaaaattaaagatgagtgaacgcattagtgttgttatttactatgatggtgaggttcgtcacaccgagaacggtgttgtttttttCGGAGAATACAatacgactggtttttaaccagaacatagatttgacagaacttcgtaaaaggatTAGGCGTAAAATATTCGGAATAACGCCAATGAAAGTGttgtctattaagtatcgattttgtgcttctattAATCTAGTAACATATGACTCATTCGACATTAAaagtgctcgtagcttggaggcaatggtgcagactcatcttgctagtggagcaccatatattgagttatatgtacaatttgcaTCGCCAAATGATACATTTGCGGCTGctgttcgagaggaatacacgacccctgcCTGACACTCCGTTAGTGGGTTACATAACACGGAACCGCCAGTTTTTGGTAGCGgtatggaatacacaacccctgcacgacactctgttagtggatgggacatgcacctaggtgggtcgatgtttgatgctggaaatacgtattggggaacgacatcaacttatagtgcttggcaatttacatccaattggggacgttatgaaacgCCCAGAAGAAGGGATAATGTACTCCCCATGACGTCTATTGGTGAGAAGACCTCATATGCCGTAGATGATGGTGGGTTAGAtgatgagtccgatgtggatccacctcgagagcccggccACAATGGTACAGAAGttggattattttctgaacctGAGCCTATTCCAACTgaacctgaagatgttgaagggggttcagatgaagatGAAGATCCACGATTTAGGGCATActcgcctccagcccacatgcataatgttgatCTATCTGCAGATGATAcattggagtttccagatctaccacacagaacACGTGATCATACAAGTTCGTTATTGGATTCGAGAGAATTtaaagttggtaaggagttttccaataaagatagttttcttggtgcattgaaacaacatagcatcaataacGATGTTAACTACCACGTGGTTAAATCTAAATCCGATAAGTTTGAGGctaagtgtgcagtgcaagacggaagttgttcatggaaaatctacgccttGTTGAGAAAAATGACAAGGTTATGAGAGATAAAAAAGTATAAAGgcccacatacatgtgctgcaggtacagtatttaaggtttttgaataatgctgttattatgtaatgttacattatttaacgtacttcgttgacaggtatttcacaagatcatcccaagatggattcagctatgttaacTACTTAATACTACCCACGGTGAAGGCAGATCCTAGGACTTCAGTGccagtcttaattgccaatattcgtaaccaaatggggtacacgccctcttaccgcaaggcttggatagctaagcagaaggctttggagaagatgcatagtgggtgggacgcttcatataatgaaatatggcagtggtgtcaagtgctagagagatacgtcccaggttgcataacaaaCCTTCAAACAGAACCTGCatactacaacgaccgattgctcCGTGGATGCCAAGTATTTAAGCGTCTCTTttggagctttaagcaatgtcgAGACGCATTTGCATATtgtaagccattggtacaaattgacggtacctttatgtacagtagatatacccatcggctattgTTGGCAGTCGCACAGGATGGTAGTGGAAGAatccttccaattgcatttgcaataacactgggggagtcagctgatgactgggatttctttctttctatgttAAGGATGCATGTTTTCCCCCAACCTAATATATGCGTTATATCGGATCGAGGCACCGGGATCCTAGCTGCAATTGTGCGACAGGGAAGCCTATGGCAtcgcacacaccatcggtattgcctaaggcacattgcttccaactactacaggcaatatccatctaaagGTGAACGATGGCAAGTggccaacatgggtatttaactttgtctctattaatataatttcgtttggaatattaaatttattttaaatggaaaagtggtatgtaattttcgctatcaacttatattggcagggtatgagatAAGTAAAGACCGTTTTTATGAGATGTTGGCAGTTTTCCATTCAGTTAACGAAGAGGGTCATGACTACCTATGTAATATACCTTTCGAACAGTGGACATAAGCATACGACGGCGGCTTACGATATGGTCACATGACCTCAAACCTTGCCGAATGTATAAATCCTGTTCTGAAAGGAACACGTCATTTACCGATAACATCAGTTATGCGAGAGATATATTTTCATTTAGCGGCACTATTTCTGAAACGAGCAGCGAGTTATGCAGGCCAAAtgtagggaggccatgtatggtgcgcaaaggtattgcaagaaattaacaaggcgaaggcacGAGCGAACACTATGCACACAGTGTCACAatcgagacaacttatggtttcatGTGACAGAGTTTGAAAAACCGCACCAAGGTATTACTgacgggcaatatcgtgtacacttaaGAAATAGGATTGCGATTGTGGGaggtttgacgcacttcgttatccatgcgctcatgtaattgcagcttgtcaaaATCTTCGTCTGGATCCCATGAGTTATGTCGATGACGTGTACAAATTGGAATACATGTACAACGTGTGGAGACACatattcccaccggtcccagatgagcGTAAGTGGCCCtctgtatcgcttgctccgtttaagctgttaccggatagagagtTGCGGCGTAAACCAAAAGGTCGACCTTGCTCAACTAGAATAcgcaacaatatggatatccgagaaacaaccaATCAACAGAAGTTAtgtggatggtgtaggaacccaggccatacaagtagaTCATGTCCAAATCGCAATAGGTGATAGTTGTTGTAATTGTCAatatgttgtattatttatattttattacttgaaataatataaaaatattcaaaatgttgctttatttaaaataattttcattttattaaaaatataaaagtaaattataattactttatttaaaacaacattttatctaattacatgaaataatataaaaatattcaaaatgttgccttatttaaaataatttccattttattaaaaatataaaagtaaattacaattactttatttaaaataaccttttatctaattacatgaaataatataaaaaaatttaaaatgtttgtacaaatatattaaaataaaaatcaatgtcCGTGCCGGtcggattcagtgccacatggaggtcgtcgacggttacgcgttgGATTCCTCTTTTTTCCAGCTTCTGGCGGGGGTTGTGCTTGCTCCGGCGAGGATTctggttgtgggtgttgggaggatgacccgccttgatagaatagtgactgtggaggtgtttgcatcattaATGACGgaggtgtttgaaacccataaggtgatggggattggtaaaaagaagagctcctcGACGGCCACTCCTGCGATCCCTCGTGCGACGGCTGCCTATAGATCAGCGGTCCACTCGGAGTAATCGAAAATGGAGATGAACCGGGCTATGtattccaacctgccataggactagaaaaaggaaacatataagggctaggatacataaaagggctaggatacgtacctggcatcatctgaagaGGCTGTGTTGTGGGTGTCGACGGTTGAACTGTTGGGCCTGGTGACTGTGTAGGTCCTGTTGCTGGGCCGGGCGATTGTGTGGGCGCTGTTGATGAGCCTGCGTCGTCGTCCCTTCTTCTAGGATTTAAAGGGCCATGTCGTTCCCTTTGGACACGCAATTGCCTCTGCCTCTCCTCTTCTGacagtaaatatggcttgccatggatcataaaccatggcatgtattccggcacATACGCCaactctggaacgatgatcggttcccgagtaggtatataatcataccgatcttcccacatttggatatagtgtgaccagaatctcggccaatcTGTATGCAATTGCCGTAAGTCGATTTTGTGATGATAATCCAACACTTCAGGTGCCACAGGAATCGGTTGTCGGAATCCAAATTGCCATAATACTCTGTCTGATTGGTGCATCTCCACAATAACaaagttgaccaatgggaccttcACGTGCCAAGCGTTCGGATTTTGCAAGtattcatccggaattactgcccgaattgccgaatcctcgtatggtgtctattgaaactatataaaaatgatggaaatattagttaaataaaaaatactaaatactaaatacgaatccactattttattatgtatgtatatatatttttaatacttacttgtgcttccaaTCGTTgatctaatagaagccgtatatcttcaagacaggtaggtaatcgagcataacttgccgaatggttccacctaattaaataaatttttagcatacgattatattttaaatctacgtaataattgtaaaatctaatataaaatttacctcgttatgagtgggaatgtatatgggtggtccactcgaggacgtaaaaatggaaagcgaaaccgtgcccatgattgcagtagtgataggcaacctccgatttttacTTTATTCGGTCGCGtagccccgcacatctcccggtacagtgttgccaacacggcagacccctaactaaattcaccagctgctctaaaatcaacgagttttagcagccatctcagatgtacaaggttccgtgacaagtctggcatcagataacctccaattatttgaagaatgtatgctcGAGCATATCGAATTTTTTCTAGTTCAGTAGAATCATCATCCGGCTCCgaaaatgtgtctcgtaaccagcccatctcgatccgacctccgttaatattgtccggaatagcacccaaaagctcgtagcacaccacTCCCCAATCAGCAGAATGAATAGACCCAGTGACTGCGtccccgtccaccggcaatcctaaTTGCAAATGCATGTCTTtcaaagtgatagtgcactctccacatggaagatgaaatgtgtgcgtctcaggtCTCCACCTTTCTATCAACGTACTAataagtttcgggtccaacttgcacccccggcCTATCATCGCCACTTGCCAAAAACCCACTTCCCGTAGGTAATCctctatcaacggtgatggaggaccagtcatgttacggatatagcattgcaatatctgatctacagacttttataagaaataataaaataaaaattatttaaatttgcataaatgacaaaaatcttaaataatatttaaatattaaatttaacacttaccatttgcATTTGTTCAACGGATATGTGTTTATCATCGAAGCGaattaattctccggccattgctaacacgatcaaatttttttattttaaaaaataaatctagaaaaataaaattagagcttttttgaaaaaaaattaacgaGAGTTTTGAGAggaatttaagagaaatttgagagatttgagaggaatttgagagaatattgaaagattgaagattgaaaggatttaagtgtgaaaaaaataaaaggggtggggggttttatagtttttttttggacCGTTGGGGGGTTACCAACGATCAAAAAAGTAGCCGTTGCTACTGTTCAAACACGGgaaaaacgcttcctcaaggaagcgctttgcctacgtggacagaaagcgcgccctcaaggaagcattttctgtccacgtaggcaaagcgcttccttgaggaaaCGTTTTCCTGCTTTTTCCCCTGACAAcgcactgacgtggacgcgttttgtaAAAATTAGCCCATTCCAGTTAATAATTTCTGACctggcccatttcgataaatttaaaaaaatggaacTTTTATTGATAATTTGGCCCAGAAAGAAAGTAGGAAAAATGTTCTCTTTGTATTGTTTTTATAGTCTCTTCAGTGCAATGATAAGTCATATATATGACATATCACAATGTTCTCTTGTATTGTTTTTATAGTCTCTTCAGTGCAATGATAAATCATATATATGACATCTCACATGTCATGACCTCTCTAGCAAAAAGGTCACGTCTTGTCTTCTCATAGGTGCGACAATGCGAATTCATAGGTGAGtaatgctgtaacacccctaacccttatccgctgccagaacagggtttcagagcattactaccatttacagatcactaaaaaaaatttaaatacttaccgattcaatgcatcatataaataaatatattaccattcaatcaacagttttgacacttgtataagcatcaaacagcagcattgttagtatacttgcacatatctcatataaattcaacattgatatatctattttctcgacatatcgcacttgagtttaataatagtctcaacttacataatttccttgtatcaacatatcaaagataatcatatatgtacatgtcatgaaacatatcatgctcttaccgtttcttcataagcatatatcattcatttcattatatcaatatttcatgctctatcatttccatatattttatgtatatttattccggtaataatttatatcaaacttaacataaattatattccatgtacttatacttatttcgtttatctatctttataattatttcatataaccattcgtcgtctgatacatattacctgaatatcaattgttcaacagatgtcatagcgtctcccatccacggtcttatttatctttgacatgatgccatagtgtctttca contains:
- the LOC107938382 gene encoding protochlorophyllide-dependent translocon component 52, chloroplastic, whose product is MDVLRAAPAICPLPFIPTAATRNKTQLPKSIFHNLNLKLPALTRNGSKSRLFMTLSSTPSSTMESIEPPMPELEADGLEEERFDWYSQWYPVMPVCDLDKRVPHGKKVLGLDLVVWWDKNENEWKVFDDTCPHRLAPLSEGRIDQWGRLQCVYHGWCFNGNGDCKIIPQDPLDGPPVHTLKKACMAVYPSVVQHDIVWVWPNADPQYKDIITKKKPPYIPELDDPLFSRQMGNRDLPYGYEFLIENLMDFAHLPYAHYGIMGTPTPKVKVDREGGIPLDMKVKKLDINGFVEQEWGNSNFIAPCIFHAFADVEVDEENRRFLLIFMCVPVSPGNSRLIWIFLRKFGVWIDQIVPRWMFHIGVNLVLDSDLYLLHVEERKIMEIGATNWQKACFLPTKSDATVVGFRRWFNKYAGGEIDWKGKYSGTLPPSPPREQLMDRYWSHVVNCKSCNCAYKGLKALEVMLQIMSIILIGIIAVTKQKMMSMVATTTIVSMAIICFAASKWLAHFIYKNFHYHGYNHAFR